A portion of the Ascaphus truei isolate aAscTru1 chromosome 14, aAscTru1.hap1, whole genome shotgun sequence genome contains these proteins:
- the SFT2D3 gene encoding vesicle transport protein SFT2C, giving the protein MADGRQLQEYVAQNKAGSGGAASRECPSSGEQTGWREWLGRALPPSSGLSWSWSPVESDPLLPGMSGTQRLMAAGVCVALAALCFGLAGLYVPLLLLRARKFAMLWSLGSVLGLAAAALLRGPCRMMRELDPWTLMYVAAVGGTLYAALGIRSTGLTVLGASAQVVAAAGLLLGMLPGGPAGRRYITGLCGSMMRKGVSKALPV; this is encoded by the coding sequence ATGGCTGATGGCCGGCAGTTGCAGGAATACGTGGCGCAGAACAAGGCTGGGAGCGGCGGCGCGGCCTCCAGGGAGTGCCCGTCCTCCGGGGAGCAGACGGGCTGGCGGGAGTGGCTGGGCCGAGCTCTCCCTCCCAGCAGCGGCCTGTCCTGGTCCTGGAGCCCCGTGGAATCGGACCCTCTCCTGCCCGGGATGTCCGGGACGCAGCGGCTGATGGCTGCCGGGGTGTGCGTGGCGCTGGCGGCTCTGTGCTTCGGTTTAGCCGGGCTGTACGTGCCGCTGCTGCTGCTTCGGGCCCGGAAGTTCGCTATGCTCTGGTCGCTGGGCTCCGTGCTGGGCCTGGCCGCCGCGGCTTTGCTGCGGGGTCCGTGTCGCATGATGCGGGAACTTGACCCGTGGACGCTGATGTACGTGGCCGCGGTGGGTGGGACGCTGTACGCGGCCCTGGGGATCCGCAGCACCGGGCTCACAGTGCTGGGGGCATCCGCGCAGGTGGTGGCAGCCGCCGGGCTCCTCCTGGGGATGTTGCCAGGGGGACCGGCGGGGAGACGGTACATCACCGGCCTGTGCGGGAGCATGATGCGGAAAGGAGTGTCCAAGGCCTTGCCTGTGTGA